A genomic segment from Nitrospirota bacterium encodes:
- the smpB gene encoding SsrA-binding protein SmpB, whose translation MSESLVASNKKAFHDYFIEDTYEAGIQLLGTEIKSMRDGGVSLKDGHARVEGGEVFLYCNISPYKAGNINNHEQGRRRKLLLHRKEISTIFGKIQQRGYNLVPLKVYFKRGIAKVEIGVAKGKKLYDKREDIKKRDAGREVAQAFRERQK comes from the coding sequence GTGAGTGAAAGTTTAGTTGCATCAAATAAGAAGGCGTTTCATGATTATTTTATTGAAGACACTTATGAGGCGGGTATACAGCTGCTGGGAACTGAGATCAAGTCAATGCGTGATGGAGGGGTGAGCCTGAAAGATGGTCATGCAAGGGTAGAGGGGGGAGAGGTGTTCCTCTACTGCAATATAAGTCCATATAAGGCTGGAAATATTAACAACCATGAGCAGGGGAGGAGACGCAAGCTCCTTCTTCACAGAAAAGAGATTTCCACGATTTTCGGGAAGATACAGCAGAGGGGGTATAATTTAGTACCGCTCAAGGTTTATTTTAAGAGGGGGATTGCAAAAGTTGAAATAGGCGTTGCAAAAGGGAAGAAGCTTTATGACAAGAGAGAGGATATAAAGAAGAGAGATGCCGGCAGGGAGGTAGCCCAGGCATTCAGGGAAAGGCAGAAATAA
- the glnD gene encoding [protein-PII] uridylyltransferase — translation MTSLSQILSDTSDRAALIDNLKSYLSKKRQEIHDLHKDGASGLYITTRISSLTDRIISELYNQEMKKYEKSHDISVGDKCSVIAVGGYGRGELNPWSDIDIMFLYHEDLKDAVETISTNILYLLWDLRFNIGHSLRTIEDCIKIGTADFTVRTALMESRLITGSEPLFRQFQMTFMEKVIARNVRAYIDERLKNMRERYKQYGTSIYLVEPNVKEGKGGLRDIHCLRWVTIARYRIDSLAEFHKQGYITNVGYKELADAKDFLLRVRNELHFHSNKASDVLTVEDQWRISKLFGYTDEDHRLGVEAFMKDYYMHASHIHDISQRMIEKALPVQKWKKGMETITSRFVKPCYVLTKDTIHVPERHQEILLSDGKNAVYLFYLSLIHNLRISTHTMSMLYRNSAVIPNDLYKSPGINQVFRKILSWPQGVADTVREMHRVKLLQKLIPEFEKISCYASYDYYHKYTVDEHSFIAVETAEELLHSHSFIAKVYREIKRKDLLHLALLLHDAGKGSGEDHSTRGERIAERVGRQLGFNDEDTALLAFLVKHHLIMPNTAFRRDLSDTKVILLIARLVARPEVLKKLFILSYADIKAVGPETWNDWKEHLLSELYSKVMEELSGTRTIYSVEEILVKTKKDISEKLCLIYPPVWLDEQLQYMESRYLLITPPEKIINHLHMINRLNIDKEEKVLVDVILEKGMAEFTVYTYDNITPGLFSKIAGVLAAAGYNILDVQIYTTQKGIVVDTFHAQDPYPEGVSSQLRQATVRKHICEVLTGTTTVETLFRKYASKLPKRKTIAIAAQTQVEIDNESSDDFTIIDVFAADRQGLLYIITRTIFELGLAVFSSKIATHVEQIVDVFYVKDINGSKITDHDRVTMVKQRLLEAIEEYSKL, via the coding sequence ATGACCTCATTAAGTCAAATCCTCTCTGACACTTCAGACAGAGCCGCACTAATAGACAACCTTAAGAGCTATCTATCGAAAAAACGTCAGGAAATACATGACCTTCATAAAGATGGCGCATCCGGTTTGTATATAACCACACGCATCTCCAGTCTTACCGACCGGATAATATCAGAACTTTATAATCAGGAAATGAAGAAGTATGAAAAATCACATGATATCTCTGTAGGGGATAAGTGCTCCGTTATCGCCGTCGGTGGTTACGGAAGAGGAGAACTGAATCCCTGGTCTGATATAGACATAATGTTTCTCTACCATGAAGATTTAAAAGATGCTGTGGAAACAATATCCACGAATATACTCTACTTGTTGTGGGACCTCAGGTTTAACATCGGTCACAGTTTACGGACAATAGAGGATTGCATTAAGATAGGCACCGCAGATTTTACCGTGAGGACTGCCCTTATGGAGTCAAGGCTGATCACAGGCAGTGAACCACTTTTCAGACAGTTTCAAATGACCTTTATGGAAAAGGTTATAGCAAGAAATGTACGTGCATATATTGATGAAAGACTTAAAAATATGCGTGAGAGATACAAACAGTACGGTACGTCCATTTACCTGGTCGAACCAAATGTCAAAGAGGGCAAGGGGGGGCTGAGGGATATTCACTGCCTGAGGTGGGTAACAATTGCACGATACAGAATAGATTCCCTGGCTGAATTTCATAAACAGGGGTATATCACCAATGTGGGATATAAGGAGCTTGCAGATGCAAAGGATTTTCTTCTCAGGGTCAGGAATGAACTGCACTTTCATTCCAATAAGGCATCAGATGTTCTTACAGTTGAAGATCAGTGGAGGATATCCAAACTCTTCGGCTATACTGACGAAGACCACCGCCTTGGTGTAGAGGCATTCATGAAAGACTACTACATGCATGCATCCCATATCCATGACATCTCTCAAAGGATGATAGAAAAGGCACTGCCTGTCCAGAAGTGGAAAAAGGGCATGGAGACCATAACATCCAGGTTTGTCAAACCATGCTATGTATTGACTAAGGATACAATACATGTGCCTGAGCGCCATCAGGAAATATTGTTAAGTGATGGCAAGAATGCCGTTTATCTGTTTTATCTTTCATTAATTCATAACCTCAGGATATCCACTCATACCATGAGTATGCTATACAGGAATTCGGCCGTAATACCAAATGATCTTTATAAGTCTCCTGGAATTAACCAGGTATTCCGGAAGATACTCTCATGGCCTCAGGGTGTTGCAGATACAGTCCGGGAGATGCACAGGGTAAAACTCCTTCAAAAACTGATACCTGAGTTTGAAAAAATATCATGTTATGCATCGTATGATTATTATCACAAATATACAGTTGATGAACACAGTTTTATAGCGGTCGAGACAGCTGAAGAGCTATTGCATTCTCATAGCTTTATAGCAAAGGTCTACAGGGAGATAAAACGAAAGGACCTGCTCCACCTTGCACTGTTGTTACATGACGCCGGCAAAGGCAGCGGTGAAGACCACTCAACCAGGGGTGAAAGGATAGCAGAGAGGGTTGGGCGGCAGTTAGGCTTTAACGATGAAGACACGGCCCTGCTTGCATTTCTTGTCAAGCACCACCTCATCATGCCAAACACAGCATTCAGGAGGGATCTGAGTGACACCAAGGTAATCCTTCTTATTGCAAGGCTTGTAGCAAGGCCGGAGGTACTGAAAAAGCTCTTTATCCTGAGTTATGCAGATATAAAGGCAGTAGGTCCGGAGACATGGAATGATTGGAAGGAACACCTCCTGAGCGAGCTATACAGTAAGGTAATGGAAGAGTTATCAGGCACCAGGACGATATATTCAGTTGAAGAAATACTTGTAAAGACAAAGAAGGACATCAGTGAAAAACTCTGCCTGATATACCCTCCTGTATGGCTTGATGAACAATTGCAGTATATGGAGTCTCGCTATCTCCTTATTACCCCGCCTGAGAAGATAATTAATCACCTCCATATGATTAACCGTCTCAATATTGATAAAGAGGAAAAGGTCCTTGTAGATGTAATCCTTGAAAAGGGCATGGCTGAGTTTACAGTTTACACCTATGACAACATTACGCCTGGACTCTTTTCAAAGATTGCAGGGGTTCTTGCAGCTGCAGGATATAATATCCTCGATGTTCAGATATATACGACACAAAAAGGGATCGTTGTAGACACCTTCCATGCCCAGGACCCCTACCCCGAAGGTGTATCATCGCAACTCCGTCAGGCCACAGTGAGAAAACATATATGCGAAGTACTGACCGGGACTACAACGGTAGAAACCCTGTTCAGGAAATATGCCAGTAAATTACCCAAGAGAAAAACCATCGCTATAGCAGCACAAACACAGGTTGAGATTGATAACGAGTCCTCAGATGATTTTACCATTATAGACGTATTTGCGGCAGACAGGCAGGGACTCCTGTACATAATTACCAGGACCATATTTGAACTGGGCCTCGCAGTATTCTCCTCAAAGATAGCCACACACGTTGAACAGATAGTGGATGTATTCTATGTAAAAGACATCAATGGCAGCAAGATAACAGATCATGACAGGGTCACAATGGTAAAACAGCGGTTACTCGAAGCCATTGAGGAGTATTCAAAGCTGTAA
- a CDS encoding FtsX-like permease family protein: protein MITLIGITFASILVLAQIGMYLGMMGNATSIISHIDADIWITSRNIQNFDFANPFPENRINRVKALPDILWAEKLLLTYGFLKLSNGGREQIQIVGFNPDTGVGAPWSMLSGTPYDVKGGRYMILDKTSEQRLGKLVIGTTWELTLANPHSFKLVGISNGIKSFTTMPIIFISYNQAMDIISGFSAERDTQFIVAKLNNKERLNDIVTELRSSMKDNDVFTKDEFIWKTIMYWTIQTGMGMSFFLTALLGLAVGGAIVGQTIYANTMEHIREFGTLKAIGARNIDVYKVIFSQAGLSAVIGYIMGAVFILAVKNGLEKGGVTLYLSFQLYVLLFIIVFLTCILSAWFSVRKVKKLDPVMVFRA, encoded by the coding sequence ATGATAACCCTGATTGGGATAACATTTGCCTCGATCCTTGTTCTTGCACAGATCGGTATGTATCTCGGGATGATGGGAAATGCCACTTCAATTATAAGCCATATTGATGCAGATATATGGATAACCTCAAGAAATATTCAGAATTTTGATTTTGCAAATCCTTTTCCTGAGAACAGGATTAACCGGGTCAAGGCCCTGCCTGACATATTATGGGCAGAGAAATTACTCCTGACCTATGGGTTTCTTAAACTTTCAAATGGCGGCAGGGAACAGATTCAGATTGTTGGATTTAATCCGGACACAGGGGTAGGCGCACCATGGTCCATGTTGAGCGGTACTCCCTATGATGTTAAAGGTGGAAGATACATGATTCTTGACAAGACATCTGAACAAAGGCTTGGAAAGCTTGTCATCGGAACAACGTGGGAACTTACCCTTGCCAATCCTCATTCATTCAAGCTCGTTGGAATCTCTAATGGAATAAAGAGCTTTACCACCATGCCTATAATCTTCATATCCTATAATCAGGCAATGGATATTATTTCAGGATTCAGCGCTGAAAGAGATACTCAATTTATCGTGGCCAAGTTAAATAATAAAGAGAGGTTAAATGATATTGTTACCGAGTTAAGGAGTTCTATGAAGGATAATGATGTGTTTACCAAAGATGAGTTCATATGGAAAACCATTATGTACTGGACTATCCAGACAGGAATGGGGATGAGTTTTTTCCTGACTGCACTCCTCGGACTGGCAGTAGGCGGGGCAATAGTAGGCCAGACAATCTACGCAAATACTATGGAACATATAAGGGAATTCGGCACGCTAAAGGCAATAGGCGCAAGGAACATTGATGTTTATAAAGTCATTTTCAGTCAGGCAGGTTTAAGCGCTGTGATAGGTTATATCATGGGAGCAGTTTTTATACTTGCCGTAAAGAATGGATTGGAAAAGGGAGGTGTTACCCTGTATCTGAGCTTCCAGCTCTATGTATTGTTATTTATAATTGTTTTTTTAACATGTATACTCTCTGCATGGTTTTCCGTCAGAAAGGTCAAGAAACTTGACCCTGTAATGGTTTTCAGGGCATAG
- a CDS encoding ABC transporter ATP-binding protein, giving the protein MTNILEVRDVTKIYEEGNTRVRAIDSVSLALNKGEVLLIMGPSGSGKTTLLSMMGCILSTTSGDIIIEDIVVNHLRRNLLPDIRKRYFGFVFQSFNLFPSLKAAENVEVVLRLKNYNKQSIKMEAMNLLDRVGLYNRANFFPRDLSGGEKQRVAFARALAGNPPIILADEPTANLDSKTGREVLEILKRLAEESDKAIAIVSHDPKAEALAHRIIYIEDGRIKQ; this is encoded by the coding sequence ATGACAAATATACTTGAGGTCCGGGATGTCACAAAGATATATGAGGAAGGCAATACCAGGGTGAGGGCAATAGATTCCGTATCACTGGCCCTTAATAAGGGCGAGGTACTCCTTATCATGGGGCCTTCCGGTTCTGGAAAGACTACACTTCTATCAATGATGGGGTGTATACTCTCGACAACTTCAGGTGATATTATAATTGAAGATATCGTTGTGAACCATCTGCGGAGGAATTTACTTCCTGATATCAGGAAGCGATACTTCGGTTTTGTATTTCAGTCATTCAACCTGTTTCCATCCCTGAAGGCAGCAGAAAATGTAGAGGTTGTTCTCAGGCTTAAAAATTACAACAAACAAAGTATAAAGATGGAGGCGATGAATCTATTAGACAGGGTAGGACTTTATAACAGGGCTAACTTCTTTCCAAGGGACCTGAGCGGCGGAGAAAAACAGAGGGTGGCATTTGCGAGGGCGCTGGCAGGTAATCCCCCTATTATACTTGCTGATGAGCCCACTGCAAATCTTGACTCAAAAACCGGCCGGGAAGTTCTGGAGATTCTCAAAAGACTTGCTGAAGAATCAGATAAGGCAATAGCAATTGTGAGCCATGATCCCAAGGCAGAGGCATTGGCTCACAGGATTATATATATAGAAGACGGAAGGATTAAGCAGTGA
- a CDS encoding efflux RND transporter periplasmic adaptor subunit, producing MKKYLYIAAGMSLAISIYLISGHAARLSATGNKNDNAASRKAQTAVPAYGRYVAAEGKVETLPGREVDVGSEFNGKIEKFYVKEGDSIKKGSIIARLNSKDLKARLKEAESDLIVARAKYREAASGSREEEIKKADALFDAAAADVDLAAKYLTRHELLFKDGLISKIQYEESENKYKVAKAREQAAEQERRLVEKGPKEETLKLLMDSVNKAEASVEYVKTIIDKTVITSPITGKVIHKYLEEGEIVSDEYPVLLTIADVSNVRISAEVDETDIGLISMGDAVEITSDAYKGKPFKGEIQEIASYVGVRDIRPNNPAKNLDKKVIKVKIKLLEKTPLKLGMTVDVRIKPTIR from the coding sequence GTGAAGAAATATCTGTATATAGCTGCTGGGATGTCACTTGCAATATCTATATACCTGATTTCAGGCCATGCAGCAAGACTATCGGCTACCGGGAACAAAAATGACAACGCCGCAAGCCGTAAAGCTCAGACCGCAGTCCCTGCATACGGGCGCTATGTAGCGGCTGAAGGCAAGGTCGAGACACTGCCGGGACGTGAAGTGGATGTAGGAAGCGAGTTTAATGGTAAGATTGAAAAGTTTTATGTAAAAGAAGGAGACAGTATAAAGAAGGGTTCAATCATCGCAAGGCTTAACAGCAAAGACTTAAAGGCAAGGCTGAAGGAGGCTGAATCAGACCTTATAGTAGCCAGGGCAAAATACAGGGAGGCCGCATCAGGTTCAAGAGAAGAAGAAATCAAAAAGGCAGATGCATTATTTGATGCGGCGGCTGCTGATGTTGATCTTGCGGCCAAGTATCTCACAAGACATGAGTTATTATTCAAGGATGGGTTAATCTCAAAGATCCAGTACGAGGAAAGTGAAAATAAATACAAGGTTGCAAAGGCAAGGGAACAAGCTGCAGAACAGGAAAGACGTCTGGTTGAAAAGGGACCTAAGGAGGAAACATTAAAGCTGTTGATGGACTCTGTAAATAAGGCTGAGGCATCTGTAGAATATGTCAAAACGATCATAGATAAGACCGTAATAACCTCACCAATCACAGGAAAGGTAATTCACAAATATCTTGAAGAAGGTGAGATTGTATCTGATGAATATCCTGTACTCTTGACAATTGCCGATGTGTCAAACGTAAGAATAAGTGCAGAAGTAGATGAAACGGACATAGGCTTAATTAGTATGGGAGATGCTGTTGAGATAACTTCAGATGCTTACAAGGGAAAGCCGTTTAAAGGGGAAATTCAGGAGATTGCAAGTTATGTGGGTGTCCGGGATATACGCCCCAATAACCCGGCAAAGAATCTGGATAAAAAGGTCATAAAAGTTAAGATAAAGCTCCTTGAAAAAACACCCCTTAAACTCGGTATGACCGTGGATGTCAGGATTAAACCGACCATCCGTTAA
- a CDS encoding OsmC family protein: MPVRKADAVWEGNLKEGKGRMKLGSSAFEGAYSFSSRFEEGTGTNPEELIGAALAGCFSMALANGLAQDGFSPRRIHSNASVKFEKLEEGFKITSITLDTEAEVPGIDEKVFLDKAEATKKTCPVSKALTGTEIKLNARLISK, from the coding sequence ATGCCTGTACGTAAAGCAGATGCTGTTTGGGAAGGAAATCTGAAAGAGGGTAAGGGCCGTATGAAACTGGGGAGTAGTGCCTTTGAAGGGGCATATTCTTTTTCTTCACGATTTGAAGAGGGGACTGGCACCAATCCTGAAGAGCTGATAGGAGCGGCTCTCGCCGGTTGTTTTTCCATGGCCCTGGCGAACGGGCTTGCTCAGGACGGTTTCTCTCCGCGACGTATTCACTCAAATGCAAGTGTTAAGTTTGAGAAACTTGAAGAGGGTTTTAAAATTACCTCCATCACACTTGATACTGAAGCCGAAGTCCCTGGAATAGACGAGAAGGTATTCCTGGATAAGGCCGAAGCTACAAAAAAGACCTGCCCGGTCTCAAAGGCCCTGACCGGGACTGAGATTAAACTGAATGCCAGACTGATCAGCAAATAA
- a CDS encoding alpha/beta hydrolase, translating into MVNNVPVVYTDAGHGEAILILSTYPLRTESWSGLTSLLSKNFRIIVVEPPWLMEPDAMNGDFSSEHILQIYRSFIRQIGIKKTHVLGVGEGGGLAVAFGHHFPEHIIAAISINGFEGVTWSEESKSMLDLIYSTEEDGIMKMLKTSSLRYQQEIPSGPDMKPIVKAPRNKQLINAILKRRDDFKQDIRSLYITSMIEYIDFPVMIIRSDKDTVLPERYTEWSQNRILSVRYELLPNAGHFAFLDQPENTAELIREFIQK; encoded by the coding sequence ATGGTTAATAATGTCCCCGTCGTGTACACAGACGCGGGACATGGCGAAGCTATTCTCATACTATCTACTTATCCGTTAAGAACAGAATCATGGAGCGGATTAACCAGCCTCCTCAGCAAGAACTTCCGTATTATTGTGGTCGAGCCTCCCTGGCTGATGGAACCTGACGCTATGAACGGTGACTTCTCCTCCGAACACATACTCCAGATATACCGATCTTTTATCCGACAGATTGGGATCAAAAAGACTCATGTCCTGGGTGTGGGAGAAGGTGGCGGTCTCGCCGTTGCATTCGGCCATCATTTCCCTGAACATATTATAGCAGCGATAAGCATCAACGGGTTTGAAGGTGTGACCTGGTCAGAAGAATCGAAGTCAATGCTTGATCTGATATATTCTACTGAAGAAGATGGAATCATGAAGATGCTCAAGACTTCTTCTCTGCGGTACCAGCAGGAAATTCCTTCCGGTCCGGACATGAAACCAATAGTGAAAGCTCCCCGGAATAAGCAACTGATAAATGCCATACTTAAGCGTAGGGATGATTTTAAGCAGGATATAAGATCCCTCTATATAACTTCAATGATAGAGTACATTGACTTTCCTGTGATGATTATCCGCTCTGACAAAGATACCGTGCTTCCGGAGAGGTATACTGAGTGGTCACAGAATCGTATTCTCAGTGTCCGGTACGAGCTCCTCCCAAATGCCGGACATTTTGCATTTCTGGATCAACCTGAAAATACGGCTGAGCTGATACGTGAATTCATACAAAAATAA